One genomic region from Apodemus sylvaticus chromosome 1, mApoSyl1.1, whole genome shotgun sequence encodes:
- the Ctu1 gene encoding cytoplasmic tRNA 2-thiolation protein 1, with the protein MPAPTCFSCHKTRAALRRPRSGQALCGSCFCAAFEAEVLHTVLAGHLLPPGAVVAVGASGGKDSTVLAHVLRELAPRLGITLHLVAVDEGIGGYRDAALEAVRSQAARWELPLTIVAYEDLFGGWTMDAVARSTAGSGRSRSCCTFCGVLRRRALEEGARLVGATHIVTGHNADDMAETVLMNFLRGDAGRLARGGMLGSTGEGCALPRCRPLQFASQKEVVLYAHFRHLRYFSEECVYAPEAFRGHARDLLKLLEAARPSAVLDLVHSAERLALAPAARPPPPGTCSRCGALASHKLCQACALLDGLNRGLPRLAIGKGRRVLQVEPPQPGKPSLVSSDPVTPPGPCSCKHPKDEANPCGHGGDRAGTTCVSQSPVAE; encoded by the exons ATGCCCGCCCCGACGTGCTTCTCCTGTCACAAGACCCGTGCTGCCCTCCGTCGCCCACGCTCTGGGCAGGCACTGTGCGGCTCCTGCTTCTGTGCTGCCTTTGAGGCCGAGGTGCTGCATACAGTGCTTGCCGGGCACCTGCTGCCGCCGGGCGCTGTAGTGGCCGTGGGTGCGTCTGGGGGCAAGGACTCCACAGTGCTGGCACACGTGCTGCGCGAGCTCGCGCCACGCCTGGGCATCACCCTGCACTTGGTGGCCGTGGATGAGGGCATCGGTGGCTACCGCGACGCCGCGCTGGAGGCGGTGCGCAGTCAGGCGGCGCGCTGGGAGCTGCCGCTCACCATCGTGGCCTACGAAGACCTCTTCGGGGGCTGGACGATGGACGCCGTGGCCCGCAGCACCGCAGGCTCCGGCCGCAGTCGCTCCTGCTGCACGTTCTGCGGGGTGCTGCGGAGGCGCGCGCTGGAGGAGGGTGCACGCCTTGTGGGAGCCACACACATTGTGACAG GCCACAACGCTGACGACATGGCTGAGACGGTGCTCATGAACTTCCTGCGTGGTGATGCCGGGAGGCTGGCGAGGGGTGGCATGCTGGGCTCCACGGGCGAGGGATGCGCCCTTCCGCGGTGCCGGCCTCTGCAGTTTGCCTCGCAGAAGGAGGTGGTGCTGTATGCGCACTTCCGCCATCTCCGCTACTTCTCCGAGGAGTGTGTGTATGCCCCCGAGGCCTTCCGTGGCCATGCTCGGGACCTGCTGAAGCTCCTGGAGGCCGCCAGACCATCGGCCGTGCTGGACCTCGTGCACTCGGCCGAGCGCCTAGCTCTGGCTCCGGCAGCAAGGCCCCCTCCTCCAGGCACCTGCTCCCGCTGTGGAGCGCTGGCCAGCCACAAGCTCTGTCAGGCCTGTGCGCTCCTGGATGGCCTCAACCGAGGCCTACCGCGCCTGGCCATCGGCAAGGGCCGCCGTGTGTTGCAAGTTGAGCCGCCACAGCCTGGGAAGCCAAGCCTAGTCAGCAGTGACCCTGTGACCCCACCAGGACCCTGCTCCTGTAAGCATCCCAAAGATGAAGCCAACCCGTGCGGGCATGGAGGGGACAGGGCGGGAACCACCTGTGTATCGCAGAGCCCCGTGGCGGAGTGA
- the Siglec9 gene encoding sialic acid-binding Ig-like lectin 9 isoform X2: MLLLLLLLLLLWGTKGVEGGIEAKEGYTLSVESKVVVQEGLCVLVPCTFSYPQERRNDWTYPGQIRGYWFRQGAETNIDPPVARYYPARKRIQERFFLSGDLQRNDCSLNIREVRKEDAGSYFFRLDRGTIKFNYIRNMMTLDVTDLTNTPHILLPETLEAGHPSNLTCSVPWVCEWRAHPTFSWTGISVSHLSTNTTVSSVLTIIPQPQDHGTNLTCQVTLPGAGVTSRVTIRLNVSYAPKNLTVTVYQGADSVSTILESGSSLPISEGQALRLICSTDSYPPANLSWSWNNLTLCPSKLSKPGFLELFPVHLKHGGVYTCQAQHALGSQHISLSLSPQSSATLSEMMTGTFVGAGVTAVLFLSFCIILLAVRSYRRKPARPTVVAPNPNTLKASVSKITFL, encoded by the exons atgctgctgctgctcctgctgctgctgcttctctggGGGACAAAGGGTGTGGAGGGTGGGATCGAGGCCAAGGAGGGTTACACCCTGAGTGTGGAAAGTAAGGTGGTGGTGCAGGAGGGCCTGTGTGTCCTTGTGCCCTGTACCTTCTCCTATCCCCAGGAGAGGCGGAATGACTGGACCTACCCAGGCCAAATTCGTGGATACTGGTTCCGGCAAGGAGCCGAAACAAACATTGATCCCCCCGTGGCCAGATATTACCCTGCACGGAAGAGGATCCAGGAGCGATTCTTCCTGTCCGGAGACCTACAGAGGAATGACTGCTCCCTGAACATCAGAGAGGTCAGAAAGGAGGATGCGGGGTCATACTTCTTTCGCCTGGACAGAGGAACTATAAAGTTTAATTATATTAGGAACATGATGACTCTGGATGTGACAG ACCTCACTAACACCCCCCATATTCTTCTCCCGGAGACGCTCGAAGCTGGCCATCCCAGCAACCTGACCTGTTCTGTGCCTTGGGTCTGTGAGTGGAGGGCACACCCCACCTTCTCCTGGACTGGTATCTCTGTGTCACATTTGAGCACCAACACCACTGTTTCCTCGGTGCTAACCATCATCCCCCAGCCCCAGGACCATGGCACCAACCTCACTTGTCAGGTGACCCTGCCTGGAGCTGGTGTGACCTCAAGAGTGACCATCCGTCTCAACGTGTCAT ATGCGCCAAAGAATCTGACTGTGACTGTCTATCAAGGAGCTGACTCAG TGTCCACAATCCTGGAGAGCGGATCATCTCTTCCTATCTCCGAGGGGCAGGCACTGCGTCTCATCTGCAGCACTGACAGCTATCCCCCTGCAAACCTAAGTTGGTCCTGGAACAACCTGACTCTGTGCCCATCCAAGTTGTCCAAACCCGGCTTCCTGGAGCTGTTTCCAGTGCATCTTAAGCACGGAGGAGTGTACACCTGCCAGGCTCAGCATGCCCTGGGCTCCCAACACATTTCCCTGAGCCTGTCTCCACAGA GCAGCGCAACTTTATCTGAAATGATGACGGGGACCTTTGTGGGTGCAGGTGTCACAGCCGTCCTTTTCCTGTCTTTCTGTATCATCCTCCTGGC AGTAAGATCCTACAGGAGGAAACCAGCCAGACCAACTGTGGTAGCGCCGAATCCAAATACCCTCAAGGCCTCAGTTTCTAAG ATAACATTTCTTTGA
- the Siglec9 gene encoding sialic acid-binding Ig-like lectin 9 isoform X1 has product MLLLLLLLLLLWGTKGVEGGIEAKEGYTLSVESKVVVQEGLCVLVPCTFSYPQERRNDWTYPGQIRGYWFRQGAETNIDPPVARYYPARKRIQERFFLSGDLQRNDCSLNIREVRKEDAGSYFFRLDRGTIKFNYIRNMMTLDVTDLTNTPHILLPETLEAGHPSNLTCSVPWVCEWRAHPTFSWTGISVSHLSTNTTVSSVLTIIPQPQDHGTNLTCQVTLPGAGVTSRVTIRLNVSYAPKNLTVTVYQGADSVSTILESGSSLPISEGQALRLICSTDSYPPANLSWSWNNLTLCPSKLSKPGFLELFPVHLKHGGVYTCQAQHALGSQHISLSLSPQSSATLSEMMTGTFVGAGVTAVLFLSFCIILLAVRSYRRKPARPTVVAPNPNTLKASVSKNPLVESQAEDSSEPLPSVVEAALSFTEEEGDDSSEPLPSVVEAALSSTEEEIHYASLSFHEMKPWNPWGQQDTTTEYSEIKFHK; this is encoded by the exons atgctgctgctgctcctgctgctgctgcttctctggGGGACAAAGGGTGTGGAGGGTGGGATCGAGGCCAAGGAGGGTTACACCCTGAGTGTGGAAAGTAAGGTGGTGGTGCAGGAGGGCCTGTGTGTCCTTGTGCCCTGTACCTTCTCCTATCCCCAGGAGAGGCGGAATGACTGGACCTACCCAGGCCAAATTCGTGGATACTGGTTCCGGCAAGGAGCCGAAACAAACATTGATCCCCCCGTGGCCAGATATTACCCTGCACGGAAGAGGATCCAGGAGCGATTCTTCCTGTCCGGAGACCTACAGAGGAATGACTGCTCCCTGAACATCAGAGAGGTCAGAAAGGAGGATGCGGGGTCATACTTCTTTCGCCTGGACAGAGGAACTATAAAGTTTAATTATATTAGGAACATGATGACTCTGGATGTGACAG ACCTCACTAACACCCCCCATATTCTTCTCCCGGAGACGCTCGAAGCTGGCCATCCCAGCAACCTGACCTGTTCTGTGCCTTGGGTCTGTGAGTGGAGGGCACACCCCACCTTCTCCTGGACTGGTATCTCTGTGTCACATTTGAGCACCAACACCACTGTTTCCTCGGTGCTAACCATCATCCCCCAGCCCCAGGACCATGGCACCAACCTCACTTGTCAGGTGACCCTGCCTGGAGCTGGTGTGACCTCAAGAGTGACCATCCGTCTCAACGTGTCAT ATGCGCCAAAGAATCTGACTGTGACTGTCTATCAAGGAGCTGACTCAG TGTCCACAATCCTGGAGAGCGGATCATCTCTTCCTATCTCCGAGGGGCAGGCACTGCGTCTCATCTGCAGCACTGACAGCTATCCCCCTGCAAACCTAAGTTGGTCCTGGAACAACCTGACTCTGTGCCCATCCAAGTTGTCCAAACCCGGCTTCCTGGAGCTGTTTCCAGTGCATCTTAAGCACGGAGGAGTGTACACCTGCCAGGCTCAGCATGCCCTGGGCTCCCAACACATTTCCCTGAGCCTGTCTCCACAGA GCAGCGCAACTTTATCTGAAATGATGACGGGGACCTTTGTGGGTGCAGGTGTCACAGCCGTCCTTTTCCTGTCTTTCTGTATCATCCTCCTGGC AGTAAGATCCTACAGGAGGAAACCAGCCAGACCAACTGTGGTAGCGCCGAATCCAAATACCCTCAAGGCCTCAGTTTCTAAG AATCCCCTGGTTGAATCCCAGGCAGAGGACAGCTCTGAGCCCCTGCCTTCCGTAGTTGAGGCAGCCCTCTCCTtcacagaggaagagggagacgaCAGCTCCGAGCCCCTGCCTTCCGTAGTTGAGGCGGCCCTCTCCTCCACAGAGGAAGAGATACATTATGCCTCCCTCAGTTTTCACGAAATGAAGCCGTGGAACCCATGGGGGCAGCAGGACACTACCACAGAGTACTCAGAGATAAAGTTCCACAAATGA